Proteins encoded in a region of the Panthera uncia isolate 11264 chromosome B2 unlocalized genomic scaffold, Puncia_PCG_1.0 HiC_scaffold_24, whole genome shotgun sequence genome:
- the PLN gene encoding cardiac phospholamban, with protein sequence MEKVQYLTRSAIRRASTIEMPQQARQNLQNLFINFCLILICLLLICIIVMLL encoded by the coding sequence ATGGAGAAAGTCCAATACCTCACTCGCTCTGCTATAAGAAGAGCTTCAACCATTGAAATGCCTCAACAAGCACGTCAAAATCTCCAGAACCTATTTATAAATTTCTGTCTCATTTTAATATGTCTCTTGTTGATCTGCATCATTGTGATGCTTCTCTGA